From one Triticum urartu cultivar G1812 chromosome 3, Tu2.1, whole genome shotgun sequence genomic stretch:
- the LOC125548905 gene encoding B3 domain-containing protein Os01g0905400-like, which produces MAEMMEVIKKEQEEDGTAQSLSLEEGGAKKVVGGGHEEEPSPSGKAKKKTRKQGVSDPQRKRACVDCTRRCARVHGRATASSSGQAPPAPVATPPSFFKVMTGSFSEKLVHVCALQWFGDSSPGMHRCMQDVPPPFAKNISGLADTNVYLEDAFGLRWRVYVSSRDGRLSFGHGWSNFVLDHAVAVGEFLVFRHITRSVFVVQIFAKSACERLHLCEKNKRQSKKRKKPQEKASSDGDRTAKASKKSSKDKDRKSSKKKQRACDLLDGDQDRAHGDQGQDQDHMVLISTANTQAENCGGSDFGTYAEPTTPLAMMDLDDEITDDIFLTADAYEFETDLCIPEEPGVFPVDNGIGMEAPVTRGQTSGFSCAEMIGSRNCDSSVVWHGEKSACLKNVQMADARSTDTNAPVLDMDMATLPSYALSQITEHKPFPRIDAADPPSECATGNCKKDTDYKFMEFLSEGNQRLFLVAQSLVNVASAGENAVCNLQEFPCRMPVLPGRKKQGRKVVVLEDPGGRRWPVLYLCTPTFSGFVAGWADVRAENGLREGDACELELRRGSYSELALRVLGAPGSTSQ; this is translated from the exons ATGGCCGAGATGATGGAAGTGATCAAGAAAGAGCAAGAAGAAGATGGTACGGCTCAGAGCCTGAGCCTggaagagggaggcgccaagaagGTCGTCGGCGGCGGCCACGAGGAGGAGCCGTCGCCGTCCGGGAAGGCGAAGAAGAAGACGAGGAAGCAGGGCGTCTCCGACCCGCAACGGAAGCGCGCCTGCGTGGACTGCACCAGGCGATGCGCCCGAGTTCACGGCCGCGCCACCGCTTCCTCCTCCGGCCAGGCTCCCCCGGCCCCGGTCGCCACGCCGCCGTCCTTCTTCAAGGTCATGACGGGCTCCTTCTCCGAAAAACTGGT ACATGTATGTGCACTGCAATGGTTCGGAGATTCTTCACCGGGGATGCACCGGTGCATGCAGGACGTGCCGCCCCCGTTTGCCAAGAACATTTCGGGCCTGGCGGACACCAACGTCTACCTCGAAGACGCCTTCGGGCTCCGCTGGCGGGTGTACGTGAGCTCGCGCGACGGCCGCCTGTCGTTCGGGCACGGATGGAGCAACTTCGTGCTGGACCACGCCGTCGCCGTCGGCGAGTTCCTGGTGTTCCGGCACATCACCAGGTCAGTCTTCGTCGTCCAGATCTTCGCTAAATCCGCATGTGAAAGGCTGCATCTGTGCGAGAAGAACAAGAggcagagcaagaagaggaagaagcCCCAGGAGAAGGCGAGCTCCGACGGCGATCGCACGGCGAAAGCAAGCAAGAAGAGCAGCAAGGATAAAGATAGGAAAAGCAGTAAAAAGAAGCAGCGTGCTTGTGATCTGTTAGATGGTGATCAGGATAGAGCTCACGGAGATCAAGGTCAAGATCAAGATCACATGGTGCTGATAAGCACAGCAAACACTCAAGCTGAGAACTGTGGGGGCTCTGACTTTGGGACTTATGCAGAACCGACAACACCTTTGGCCATGATGGATCTCGACGATGAGATCACGGACGACATATTTCTGACAGCCGATGCATACGAATTCGAAACTGATCTCTGTATTCCAGAAGAACCAGGAGTATTTCCTGTGGACAATGGTATTGGTATGGAAGCGCCCGTTACCCGGGGCCAAACTTCCGGTTTCAGCTGCGCCGAGATGATCGGCTCACGGAACTGCGACTCTTCCGTTGTCTGGCATGGTGAGAAATCAGCATGCCTGAAAAATGTACAGATGGCTGATGCACGGAGTACAGATACTAATGCTCCAGTTCTTGACATGGACATGGCCACCTTGCCCAGCTACGCGTTGTCGCAAATTACAGAGCACAAGCCCTTTCCTCGTATTGATGCAGCAGATCCTCCTAGTGAATGCGCAACCGGCAATTGCAAGAAGGATACAGATTATAAGTTTATGGAGTTCCTTTCCGAGGGCAACCAA AGATTATTTCTGGTGGCTCAAAGCCTGGTGAACGTGGCGAGCGCAGGCGAAAACGCCGTGTGCAACCTGCAG GAGTTCCCTTGCCGGATGCCGGTGCTGCCGGGGAGGAAGAAGCAGGGGCGGAAGGTGGTGGTGCTGGAGGATCCCGGCGGGAGGCGATGGCCGGTGCTGTACCTGTGCACCCCGACCTTCAGCGGCTTCGTGGCCGGGTGGGCCGACGTGCGCGCGGAGAACGGCCTGCGGGAGGGCGACGCCtgcgagctcgagctccgccgcggCAGCTACTCCGAGCTGGCGCTCCGAGTGCTGGGCGCGCCCGGTTCTACTTCTCAGTAG